Proteins encoded within one genomic window of Magnetococcales bacterium:
- a CDS encoding putative Ig domain-containing protein has protein sequence MQGLLAKKWLIALIVVLLAGGGFLLTRKEPVSPTPPAAPLSAPAKPAAQPATAAEQPGAPARESSAPAPAVQEASPAGKVTPAALSASTSTPAGEVTKIRGLAFSQGTENRRVLGVGDKVFPGERITTGQKARLVLKMVDQAIIALGEDTEFKIKEYHFSAEKESGKGLLEVTRGFFKATSGGLAKVKEQPFHVATPVATMGVRGSTMWGEVVPSQGDESTPPTLNAMALNPIITVSNGSGEVMMDKPFQTTTANSPTNSPEAPRNATSTEVNRAEISVAVPRKMSEQAVKQMASSAAKSLLDSGLAKTQQEAEAIVAKTLDKLVERTEWETTEKSVKDAVEKQVQAQKIQDQVDKIEGNFALNPEVMQKVSELEGQFRDKKAGLEAKFSQELQKNLGDANQVAATQETSKVLQEKLTALEAAGVQSLKEEIKSSDLLNKAVSLAESQLNLTPQEVKAKLSAEVPSATEAELNRAAEILGSVLSEMNGATEATRKELSALLPADKVETAIDLISQQNEERAVLKAEMEQIIQSNMGTPDQARSVTDYLMLKDQMTALINYASVDALLTRPILVNDPIFSQTMQNVVDSAVNQVQSAIQEGSTKSVSELFGGVVKNMAESYQPAVLAAPPPAAEAPPSQPAISQPTAPPASVPTAPSSVSSPATPIPGISSPSSPSTTPKSSGSSGGSAIKPGQTSATSSATNRAPVVAGAIANQSWSGSGNKTFQVPVNTFSDPDGDTLTYAATLGDGSPLPAWLSFIPATRTFSGNPSASVGNVTLKVSVDDGKGGTVSNSFTLSVSAANDVPTVANPLTNQNWSGSGTASFQVPANTFNDADGDALTYTAAQGSGAALPAWIAFAPATRTFTGSLSTAPFDGGTLTLAVTANDGHGGTASGSFALTYVSANQAPSNLELSNNWVGIDSEQGAVVGSLSSIDPDNSGPYLYDLVAPFGSAQGRFAIGGASGSQLVVADPAALAQFDGTSNTHQVTVRVTDLNGNGRSFSKDFRISVVRFSGTDQLPGNVPSSSSIRSNAHQVISTLRDKLKKGQVAELNTADITTLLLLKADQQMSPGGGFSHSLADILQRFQVDLQPTVITLTGKVGLLDAIYSRLPTSLQGGDSASGTTFDAMLGGLTGFNSDYAASVRLRVTPVISGTSLGFDPARSYLDVLHEASYLPNYTFTLEDLMNRYNQIRGTFDGSGLRFFTGSSNRNPSQAVVTLVPIAHFLGESLPISSINLHAGGVTVTPGAGANATVQ, from the coding sequence ATGCAAGGCCTACTTGCCAAGAAATGGTTGATTGCCCTGATCGTCGTTCTGCTGGCCGGCGGCGGATTTCTGCTGACCCGGAAAGAGCCGGTTTCCCCGACTCCCCCGGCGGCACCCCTTTCCGCTCCCGCCAAACCGGCAGCCCAACCTGCGACGGCGGCCGAACAGCCCGGCGCACCGGCCAGGGAGAGTTCCGCTCCCGCACCGGCCGTTCAGGAGGCGTCGCCCGCCGGGAAGGTTACTCCCGCCGCGCTTTCGGCCAGCACCTCCACTCCGGCGGGGGAGGTGACCAAAATCAGGGGATTGGCTTTTTCTCAGGGAACTGAAAATCGGCGGGTTCTGGGGGTGGGCGACAAGGTTTTTCCCGGAGAGCGCATCACCACCGGCCAAAAGGCCCGGCTGGTGTTGAAAATGGTGGACCAGGCCATCATCGCCCTGGGTGAGGATACCGAGTTCAAGATCAAGGAATACCACTTTTCTGCGGAAAAGGAGAGTGGCAAGGGTCTGCTGGAAGTGACCCGCGGTTTCTTCAAGGCCACCTCCGGCGGACTGGCCAAGGTGAAGGAGCAGCCTTTCCATGTCGCCACCCCCGTGGCCACCATGGGTGTCCGGGGTTCCACCATGTGGGGTGAGGTGGTTCCTTCCCAGGGGGATGAGAGTACCCCTCCCACCCTGAATGCCATGGCTTTGAACCCCATCATCACCGTGAGCAACGGCTCCGGCGAAGTCATGATGGACAAACCCTTTCAAACCACGACCGCCAATTCCCCCACCAATTCCCCGGAAGCCCCGCGTAACGCCACCTCCACGGAGGTGAACCGGGCCGAAATCTCGGTGGCGGTGCCGCGCAAGATGTCCGAGCAGGCCGTGAAACAGATGGCTTCCAGCGCAGCCAAGTCCCTTCTGGACAGCGGTCTGGCCAAAACCCAGCAGGAAGCCGAGGCCATCGTTGCCAAAACCTTGGACAAACTGGTGGAACGCACGGAATGGGAAACCACCGAAAAATCGGTGAAGGATGCGGTGGAAAAACAAGTTCAGGCTCAAAAGATTCAGGATCAGGTGGACAAGATCGAAGGCAATTTTGCCCTGAACCCGGAAGTCATGCAAAAGGTTTCGGAACTGGAGGGACAGTTCCGCGACAAAAAGGCCGGTCTCGAAGCGAAATTCAGCCAGGAGCTGCAAAAGAATCTGGGAGACGCCAATCAGGTCGCAGCCACCCAGGAGACCTCCAAGGTCTTGCAGGAGAAACTCACCGCCCTGGAAGCCGCCGGTGTGCAGAGCCTCAAGGAAGAGATCAAAAGCTCCGATCTGCTGAACAAAGCCGTCTCCCTTGCGGAATCACAGCTCAATTTGACCCCTCAGGAGGTCAAAGCCAAGCTGTCGGCGGAGGTTCCTTCGGCTACCGAAGCAGAATTGAATAGGGCGGCGGAGATCCTGGGAAGTGTCCTTTCGGAAATGAATGGCGCAACGGAAGCCACCCGAAAGGAACTCAGCGCCTTGTTGCCGGCGGACAAGGTTGAAACCGCCATCGATCTGATTTCCCAGCAGAACGAAGAACGGGCGGTGCTGAAAGCCGAAATGGAGCAAATCATCCAGTCCAATATGGGCACCCCCGATCAAGCCCGGAGTGTGACGGATTATCTGATGCTCAAGGACCAGATGACCGCTCTGATCAACTACGCTTCCGTGGACGCCTTGCTGACCCGGCCCATTTTGGTTAACGATCCGATTTTTTCCCAAACCATGCAGAATGTGGTCGATTCCGCTGTGAATCAGGTGCAGAGCGCCATTCAGGAGGGTTCGACCAAATCGGTGTCGGAACTGTTCGGCGGAGTGGTCAAAAACATGGCCGAGAGCTACCAGCCCGCAGTGCTGGCGGCCCCTCCCCCGGCGGCGGAGGCCCCTCCCTCTCAGCCCGCCATTTCGCAACCCACCGCGCCGCCGGCTTCCGTTCCGACCGCTCCTTCCTCGGTTTCCTCGCCAGCGACACCCATACCGGGTATTTCGTCTCCGTCCTCTCCATCCACGACTCCCAAGTCATCCGGTTCCTCGGGTGGCAGCGCGATCAAGCCGGGACAGACCAGCGCCACCTCGTCGGCAACCAATCGGGCTCCGGTAGTGGCCGGCGCCATCGCCAACCAATCCTGGAGCGGCAGCGGCAACAAGACCTTCCAGGTTCCCGTCAACACCTTCAGCGACCCGGACGGCGACACCTTGACCTATGCCGCCACCTTGGGGGATGGTTCGCCCTTGCCCGCATGGCTCTCCTTCATCCCGGCCACCCGCACCTTTTCCGGAAATCCCTCCGCCAGTGTCGGCAACGTCACCCTCAAGGTGAGTGTGGATGATGGCAAAGGCGGAACCGTTTCCAACTCCTTCACCCTGTCGGTCTCTGCCGCCAACGACGTGCCGACGGTGGCCAATCCTCTCACCAATCAAAACTGGAGCGGTAGCGGAACGGCGAGTTTCCAGGTTCCCGCCAATACCTTCAACGACGCGGACGGGGATGCTCTGACCTATACGGCGGCTCAGGGGAGTGGGGCGGCCTTGCCAGCCTGGATCGCGTTCGCACCAGCCACCCGGACCTTTACCGGCAGTCTCTCCACAGCTCCTTTTGATGGAGGAACTCTGACCCTGGCCGTGACGGCCAACGATGGTCATGGGGGCACGGCGAGTGGGAGTTTCGCCCTGACCTATGTTTCCGCCAATCAGGCACCCTCGAATCTGGAACTCTCCAACAACTGGGTTGGTATCGACAGTGAACAGGGGGCGGTGGTGGGTTCCTTGAGCAGCATCGACCCCGACAACAGCGGCCCCTATCTCTACGATCTCGTGGCCCCTTTCGGCAGTGCCCAGGGGCGGTTCGCCATCGGTGGGGCTTCCGGAAGTCAGTTGGTTGTCGCCGACCCGGCGGCGTTGGCCCAATTCGACGGAACCTCCAACACCCATCAGGTGACCGTTCGGGTAACCGATTTAAATGGCAATGGCCGCAGCTTCAGCAAAGATTTTCGCATCAGCGTGGTGCGCTTTTCCGGTACCGACCAACTGCCCGGCAATGTGCCTTCGTCGTCGTCGATTCGCTCCAATGCCCATCAGGTCATCTCCACCTTGCGGGACAAGCTGAAAAAAGGACAGGTTGCCGAACTGAATACGGCGGACATCACCACGCTGTTGCTGCTCAAGGCGGATCAGCAGATGTCCCCGGGCGGTGGGTTCAGCCATTCTCTGGCGGATATTCTCCAGCGTTTCCAGGTGGATCTCCAGCCAACGGTCATTACCCTGACGGGGAAGGTGGGGCTTCTGGATGCCATATATTCCCGTCTGCCGACTTCGTTGCAGGGGGGAGACTCCGCTTCCGGGACCACCTTCGATGCCATGTTGGGGGGGCTTACCGGGTTCAATAGCGATTATGCGGCCAGTGTGCGATTGCGAGTGACTCCGGTGATATCGGGAACCAGTCTGGGGTTCGACCCGGCCCGTTCCTATCTGGATGTGTTGCATGAGGCCTCCTATCTTCCCAACTACACCTTTACCCTGGAAGATTTGATGAATCGGTACAATCAGATCCGGGGGACGTTCGACGGCTCAGGGCTCCGATTCTTCACTGGGTCGAGTAACCGCAATCCCAGTCAAGCGGTGGTCACTTTAGTGCCAATCGCGCACTTTTTGGGGGAGAGCTTGCCGATTTCGTCGATCAATCTGCATGCGGGGGGGGTGACGGTGACGCCGGGGGCTGGGGCGAATGCGACGGTGCAGTAA
- the mshL gene encoding pilus (MSHA type) biogenesis protein MshL has protein sequence MRWNATAHFPPSGATQSAIGAGALARWMGIGLCGLGLVLTGCAQSNIQPSKQHFLNPTLPPPVAKMPAVPREQQNISLPPVDGASGAENGNEVYTITVTNHPVKDLLFTLARDANMNIDVYPGIDGLVTLNVVDQTLPQILDRIARQINLRYEISDHVITVAPDVAFLKIYQVDYVNVARTSTSSNKVSTQLSTAKPFDAKNPENTGFGDSNQSETTLTSKSENQFWASMLANVNAILNADERNGQNAVVATGGSLPALPGVGAAIPGLPPQAGVVGGGNNAAGGNSPNRIGVVSVNQEAGLITIYATARQHERIQALLDSTMGNVHRQVLIESTVVEVSLNDQFQEGVDWASISKAGNQRLTGNLVSNSLGLFSGEGVPSSIANLPFFSLPLTTGTSQGNVTATIRALSRFGDAKVLSSPKIMALNNQTSILKVVNNRVFFTVKATAGATSNSQGGTDTTALINTEVHTVPVGLVMSVTPQISSEDVVTLNVRPTISNISRWVSDPNPHLIRQTGTTTFEKLENLIPEIQVKEMESVLRVNSGQVAVMGGLMQDKFNNNNSSVPLVSQIPLLGKMFQYRDDTVTKTELVIFIRPVVIADGRPKTPTTFMATRSNSSSNGVIVGGGNSTADPGAAPAASLPPMEEYRPYQPPAMSSSAAPMGGSIVNPGPAGGALMVNPPPTGAAAAAPGGTSAILDFTSAQQNDMRQPMLITPTTAPLSAEPSIVQQPQEAAPGPGAALDGGMPTFTQ, from the coding sequence GCCCATTTTCCGCCCTCCGGGGCCACGCAGTCTGCCATTGGGGCCGGAGCCCTGGCCCGGTGGATGGGTATCGGACTTTGCGGCCTGGGTTTGGTGTTGACGGGATGTGCCCAATCCAACATACAGCCGTCAAAGCAACACTTTCTCAATCCGACACTGCCGCCGCCGGTAGCCAAGATGCCCGCCGTGCCCCGGGAGCAGCAGAACATCTCCCTGCCGCCGGTCGATGGCGCCAGCGGGGCGGAAAACGGTAACGAGGTCTACACCATTACCGTCACCAACCACCCGGTGAAGGATCTGCTCTTCACCCTGGCCCGGGATGCCAACATGAATATCGATGTCTATCCCGGCATCGACGGTTTGGTGACTCTCAACGTGGTGGATCAGACACTGCCCCAGATTCTGGATCGCATCGCGCGGCAGATCAATCTGCGTTACGAAATCAGCGACCATGTCATCACCGTGGCTCCCGATGTGGCCTTCCTGAAGATCTATCAGGTGGATTACGTCAACGTGGCCCGCACCTCGACCAGCTCCAACAAGGTGTCCACACAGCTTTCCACCGCCAAGCCCTTCGATGCCAAGAATCCGGAGAATACCGGTTTTGGCGATTCGAATCAGTCGGAAACCACCTTGACCTCCAAGAGTGAAAACCAGTTCTGGGCCTCCATGTTGGCCAACGTGAACGCCATTCTGAACGCCGACGAGCGCAACGGGCAGAATGCGGTGGTTGCCACCGGTGGAAGTCTGCCCGCCCTGCCGGGAGTGGGCGCGGCCATTCCCGGATTGCCTCCCCAAGCGGGGGTCGTGGGGGGAGGGAACAATGCGGCAGGGGGTAACTCGCCGAACCGTATCGGCGTGGTCTCGGTCAACCAGGAAGCCGGCCTCATCACCATCTACGCCACCGCCCGGCAACACGAACGCATTCAGGCCTTGCTCGATTCCACCATGGGCAACGTGCATCGTCAGGTGCTGATCGAATCGACGGTGGTGGAGGTCTCCCTCAACGACCAGTTCCAGGAGGGCGTGGACTGGGCCAGCATCAGCAAGGCGGGCAATCAACGGTTGACCGGCAATCTGGTCTCCAACTCCCTGGGACTCTTTTCCGGAGAGGGGGTGCCCAGCAGCATTGCCAATCTGCCCTTCTTCTCCCTGCCCCTGACCACCGGAACCAGTCAAGGGAACGTCACGGCCACCATTCGGGCTTTGTCCCGCTTCGGCGATGCCAAGGTTCTGTCCAGCCCGAAGATCATGGCGCTGAACAACCAGACCTCCATCCTGAAGGTGGTCAACAACCGGGTCTTCTTCACCGTCAAAGCCACGGCGGGGGCCACTTCCAACTCCCAGGGCGGTACGGACACCACCGCTTTGATCAACACCGAGGTGCATACGGTTCCCGTGGGTCTGGTCATGAGCGTGACCCCCCAGATCAGCTCGGAAGACGTGGTCACCCTCAACGTGCGGCCCACCATCTCCAACATCAGCCGGTGGGTTTCCGACCCGAACCCCCACCTGATCCGGCAAACCGGAACCACCACCTTCGAAAAGCTGGAGAACCTCATTCCGGAAATCCAGGTGAAGGAGATGGAGTCGGTGTTGCGGGTCAACAGCGGCCAGGTGGCGGTCATGGGTGGATTGATGCAGGACAAGTTCAACAACAACAACTCGTCCGTGCCGCTGGTTTCGCAAATTCCCCTGCTGGGCAAGATGTTTCAGTATCGGGATGATACGGTCACCAAGACGGAGCTGGTCATCTTCATCCGCCCGGTGGTCATTGCCGACGGACGGCCCAAGACGCCGACCACCTTCATGGCCACCCGCAGCAACAGCAGCAGCAACGGCGTCATCGTGGGCGGCGGCAATTCGACGGCGGATCCGGGCGCGGCTCCGGCAGCCTCCCTGCCTCCGATGGAGGAGTACCGTCCCTACCAACCGCCCGCCATGAGTTCGAGCGCGGCCCCGATGGGTGGGAGCATCGTCAACCCCGGTCCCGCAGGTGGCGCCCTGATGGTGAATCCGCCTCCCACGGGTGCGGCGGCAGCGGCTCCGGGTGGTACCTCGGCGATTCTCGACTTCACCTCGGCTCAGCAGAACGATATGCGACAGCCGATGCTGATCACCCCCACGACGGCCCCGCTGTCTGCGGAACCTTCCATCGTGCAACAGCCTCAGGAGGCCGCTCCCGGACCGGGCGCCGCACTGGACGGGGGAATGCCCACCTTCACTCAGTAG